CTCTTCCCCGCAGTCTCAGCCAGTGCCATCAATTGCAGCCCTTGCCTCAGCATCTGAGCCAATCTAGCATTGCCAGCTCAATGTCCCATAGCACCACTGCCTCTGATCAAAGGCTCTTGGCCAGCATCACCCCCTCACCTTCAGGCCAGTCCATCATCCGAACCCAGCCTGGAGCAGGGGTCCACCCAAAGGTTGATGGTGCTCTGAAGGGAGAAGCTGAGCCGTCTGCAGTGCACCCCAGTGAGCACCTCTTCATCTGCGAGGAGTGTGGGCGCTGCAAATGTGTCCTTTGCACGGCAGCTCGTCCTCTCCCCTCCTGCTGGCTGTGCAACCAGCGTTGCCTTTGCTCTGCTGAGAGCCTCCTCGATTATGGCACTTGTCTCTGCTGTGTTAAGGGCCTCTTCTACCACTGCTCCACTGATGATGAAGACAACTGCGCTGATGAGCCCTGCTCCTGTGGGCCGAGCTCTTGCTTTGTCCGCTGGGCAGCCATGAGCCTCATCTCCCTCTTCCTACCTTGCCTGTGCTGCTACCTGCCTACCCGTGGATGCCTCCATCTGTGCCAGCAGGGCTATGATAGCCTCAGGCGACCAGGCTGCCGCTGTAAGAGGCACACCAACACTGTGTGCAGAAAAATCTCTTCTGGTAGTGCACCATTCCCCAAGGCCCAGGAAAAGTCTGTATGACCTTCCCACAAAATGGATCCAGAGCTTTCTCTTTCTTCGCCCCCATCAGTAAAGTGCAGGCCTCATCTttgaagagggggaggaggagtaaAGTAGCCAAAGTTAGGGCCTCACCAGTTTTGCTCCTGCAGTGTCAGGGGAATGGCCAAGTACATCCT
The DNA window shown above is from Lynx canadensis isolate LIC74 chromosome X, mLynCan4.pri.v2, whole genome shotgun sequence and carries:
- the SPRY3 gene encoding protein sprouty homolog 3, which encodes MDAAVTDDFQQILPIEQLRSTHASNDYVERPPVPCKQALSSPSLIVQTHKSDWSLATMPTALPRSLSQCHQLQPLPQHLSQSSIASSMSHSTTASDQRLLASITPSPSGQSIIRTQPGAGVHPKVDGALKGEAEPSAVHPSEHLFICEECGRCKCVLCTAARPLPSCWLCNQRCLCSAESLLDYGTCLCCVKGLFYHCSTDDEDNCADEPCSCGPSSCFVRWAAMSLISLFLPCLCCYLPTRGCLHLCQQGYDSLRRPGCRCKRHTNTVCRKISSGSAPFPKAQEKSV